ACCCGAGGTGGGTCGACAGGCCCTCGCGGAGAGCGAGCGGGAAGTTCGCGCCTTGCTCGAAGGCGCCGACCTCGTCTTCGTGACCGCCGGGATGGGAGGTGGAACCGGGACCGGCGCCGCACCCATGGTCGCCGAGATAGCCCGCGAGCTCGGTGCGCTCACCATCGGGATCGTCTCCAAGCCCTTCGGATTCGAAGGGCCGAAGCGGCTGCACTACGCCCGTCGCGGTCTGACGGAGCTGAGAAGGGCCGTCGACACCATGATCGTGGTGGCGAACGAGCGTCTCCTCACGGTTCTGCCCAAGGGAGCTTCGGTGCGCGAGGCGCTCAAGAAAGCGGACGAAGTGCTCTTCAACGCGACCCGAGGCATCAGCGACCTCGTGCACGAGACGGGCGACGTCAACGTCGATTTCGCCGATGTGCGGACCGTCATGCTCGGCAAGGGTCCCGGACTCATGGGCGCGGGCGAGGCCACGGGAGACGATCGCGCCTTGGAGGCGGCCAGAGAGGCGATCTCGTCGCCCCTCCTGGACGATGTCAGCATCAGTGGCGCGACCGACCTTCTGGTGAATGTGAGCGGCGGCCCCGACGTGGCGATGAGCGAGGTGTCTCAGGCCATATCCATGGTGCGCGAGGAGGCCGGCTACGACGCCGAAGTGATCTTCGGCACGGTGACGAACGACAAGCTCGAGGGGCTGATCAGGGTCACCGTCATCGCCACCGGCTTCGAGGGAGCCGACGAAGCGGACATTCTGACTCCGGAGGGGAGAGGCCCCGTCTCGTCGACCGGTCGGGCGCTACGGGCAGGTGCGGCCCCGGCGTCCTTGCGAGGGTCGGCGCCGAGTCCGTGGAACCGACACGATCCCTTGGCCGGTCGGGCGAACCAGGGGCACGGCGGGGGCGCCCGCACCCACCAGACCCCTCGCCAGGGCCTGCCGCCCATGGGTGGACCCGTGGCCGCCCGACGTCAGAGCGCACCGGAACGCGAGCCCGGTGGTATGATAGACCTCGAGATCCCCACCTTCATTCTCCGACAGATGGACTGAGCCTGTGGTGAGTCACCACGAAAAGAAGCTGGTTGCCCGGATCGGCGCGTGCGAACCGTCGACAGCGCAAGAAGGAGCGTCGGCGCACATGGGATCCGCACCCGGCGGACGATCGCAGGTGCGCCAAAACCCCCGTGGCCGAGCGGCGCTCTTATGCCTCGGCTTCGTGCTGGCCGGCTGCGAGGAACAGGCTCCGTACGCGGGCGTCATGGCACCGGTCCTTGCCCGTCCGATCGAGAGCCAGCGGGTACTGACGGTCGACCGAGGAGAGACCTTGGGCGACATTCTGTTGGGCGTGGTGCCGGCCTCGGAGTGGGGCGAAGCCCTCACGGAATTTCGCGATCACGCCGATCCGAGACGCATCCGGGCGGGATCGAAGGTCACGGTGCGCACCGGAGCGGACGAGAACGACGTGCGCGGTCTGGAGGTCGCCCTCAACCCTGACGAGAGCCTGGTTCTGGTGCGGCAACGGCTCGACGGGGAGCGCGCGGAGTGGAGCGGCGAGCTTGTCTCTCACCCGCTCGGCACCGACACGGTGATGGCGAACGGCGTCATCGAGAACGACCTGTGGCGAGCGGTCACGGGCGTGCCCGAGCTCGGATTTCTCAGTCTGTCCGACCGGGCCCGCTTCATCCACGAGCTCGACCAGATCTTCCAGTGGCAGATCGACTTCACCGTCCAGATCCGGCGCGGCGACCGATTCCGTTTCGTCGCCGAGCGCTCGTATCGCCTCGACGGCTCGACTCGTTCGGTGCGGATCCTCTCTGCGGAGATCGTCAACTCGGGGTCCCCTTTCACCGCCGTCTGGTTCGACCCGAACGACGACGGCAGGGGATCGTACTTCGACGTGGAGGGGGAGTCGGTGCGACGCGCCTTCCTGCTCAGACCACTCGAGTACAGACGCATCTCGTCGAGATTCACGCTCTCGCGCTACCACCCCGTCCTGAAGAGGTGGCGCGCTCACAGGGGAGTCGACTACGCCGCCGACCGGGGAACGCCGGTGATGGCGACCGGCAGCGGAGTCGTGGTCTCGGCAGGAGCGCGCGGCGCACTCGGGAAGGCGGTGGTCATCAGGCATCCCTCGGGGTTCCAGACCCGTTACGGGCACTTGTCGGGTTTCGCGCGCGGCGTGACCGCCGGCTCACCGGTCTCGCAGGGCCAGGTGGTCGGTTACGTGGGCATGACCGGTCTCGCCACCGGCTATCACCTTCACTACGAGATGCTAAGGAGCGGGCGCCACGTGGATCCGCTCTCGGTGGACCTTCCGGCCGACGACCCGGTTCCCGACGAGGTCCGTTCGCTCTGGGAGGCTCGGCGCGACGCCAGTATGGAGCTTCTGAGGCTTGTGGACGAGACCGGCACCGAGGAGCCGCCCGGGTCCCAGGTGCCGGGATGAAACCGGGGCGGCTGGAGGATCAGGACAACGCCGACCTTCTTCGAGACGAGGTGACGGCTCCGTGTCTCCGCTGACCGGCCTGTTGCTGGCGTCGTCAGCCGGGCTGGGCGTCGGGTTCGCCTGGCACACCTACATGCGCCGCGAACTGCGCGTTCCGGCCTCTCCCTACCTCGTCTGTCTGCGTTCGCTGGCTCTCGTGACGGTGATCGTCCTTCTTTTCGATCTCCGAATCGGCGGCGGCGCCCGAGTCGAGCGATTCGTCCTTCTCGACGAGAGCCCGAGCATGACCGCCGGAGGCGTTGCCGCCTCTCGCGCCCGGGAACTGGTCGCCGGCTACGAAGAGGACGGCTGGCGCTCGCTCCCTTTTGACGACAGCGAGCTGGCGCCGGCATTGCGCCGGGCGGTCGAACTGGGGGCGGGCGAGATCGTCGTGGTTTCCGACCTGCGCCTCCACGACCGCGTCGAGGCGACCTCGGCGCTTGCCGACCTGCCGGTCACCGTCGAGTTCGAGGCGGTGGACCAGGAGGTGGTCAATGCGGGCGTGCGCGCACTCGAGGTCGGCGATGCGCCGGTTCCCGGGGGAACGGTCGAGGCGACGGTCGAGATCTTCGGTGAAGGAGCCGACTCCGCCGTGGTGGAGCTCCTGGGAGGAGGAACGCCGGCTCTCCAGCGCATCGGCCTGCCGTCGCCGGGCCGCACTCTGCGGATTCCGCTCGAGACCGTCGCTGCCGCGGAGGCCGGCGTGACTCGCTACCGGGCGCGGATCTCGATCGTCGGCGGGGCGACCGGAGCTGCGGCCGACGCCTTCGCAGCCGACGACGAGATCACCGCGGACGGGGCGGTGGGCCACCGCGTCGGGGCGGTAGTGCTCGTCTCCGAGCTTCCGGACTGGGAACCCCGCCACCTGCTCTCCGCCTTCGCCGAGGTCACCGGGCTCCCGGCGGCAGGCTATCTGAGTGCGGGCGACGGTCTCTGGGCGCCTACCGGCACTGCAAGCGAGCGCACCCCCCCGGTGGATTGGAACACGGTGCGGAACGCCCTCGCCGACGCCGCAGTCATCATAGCGCACCAGGTCAGGGACGGCGACGGCGAGCTCGCATCGGAGATAGCGGCAAGCTCGGCTCCCGCGCTCGTCATTCCCCGATCCCCGTCCGCCGCCGGTCTGACGGGAATATCGGTCGGAGCACCGGTGGGCGGCGAGTGGTACGTCCTCTCCCAACTCCCTCCCTCTCCGCTCGCGGCGGAGCTCGTCTCCCTTCCGCCCGGGCTGCCCCCGCTCACGGACCTGCTCATATCCGCAGGTCCGAGCGACGCCCTGCCCGCCCTCGAGGTGACTCGGGCGGCCTCCACCGAGCACGAGACCGCCATCTACCTGGTTTCGCGGGGCGACCGCAGAATGGCGCTGGTCGCGGCGGGAGGGTTCTGGCGCTGGGCCATGCGGCCGGAGGCGCGCGACACCTACCGACAGCTATGGTCGGCGATCGCCGGTTGGCTGCTTTCCGGGCGGGCGGTCGAAGCCGCGGAGGCCGCCGAACCCCATATCCTACCCTCCCCGGAACTGATCCCGACCCCGATGGATCTGCGGAACGCCTTCGAAAACCGACCGCCGACCGCCGACGGAGCAGCTGTCGGCTCGCCCCTCCGCACCGCCGCCTGGCCCTACCTGCTCGTCCTCGGACTGATCTGCACCGAGTGGTACGTCAGACGGAGGAGCGGGCTGCGGTGAGCGCCGGTAAGAAGCAGGCCGGAAGGAGCAACGGGCAGACCGGCTTCTGGCGGCGAGCCGTCCGGCTCCCGCTGCTCGGCAGATTTTCCCCCGAGCGTCCCACCGTGGAGGATTTGGAGGAACTCCTTATCGAAGCCGACTTCGGCGTCCGCGCCGCCGACCGTCTCATCGCCCGACTCGACCGTGGCAAGGGAGACCGGCGTGCCGAGCTTCGCCGTGCCACCGACTCCATCCTGGCCTCCGCCGGACCGGTAACCCTGGCAGCGAGCACATCGGCTCCGACCGTGTACCTGATGGTCGGCGTCAACGGAACCGGCAAGACGACCTCTACCGCGAAGGTCGCACATCACCTGCGGAGCGCGGGGAAGTCGGTTCTAGTCGCCGCCGCCGACACTTTCCGGGCCGGCGCGGTCAAGCAGTTGGCCGTCTGGGCTGAGCGGTCCGGTGCCGAGTTCCTGCGCGGCAAGGAGGGAGGCGATCCGGCTGCGGTGGCCTTCGACGCGGTATCGGCCGCCATCTCCCGCGGTATCGACGTCGCGATCATAGATACCGCCGGGCGACTGCACACGAACGCGTCGCTCATGAGCGAGCTCGGCAAGATCGAGCGGGTCGTGGCTCGTCGGCTTCCCGGAGCGCCCCACGAGACGCTGATCGTTCTCGACGCCACGACCGGGCAGAACGCGCTTTCGCAGCTCGAGGGCTTCGCGTCCACGCTCCCGGTCACAGGCATCGTCCTCACCAGACTGGATTCGTCGGCCAAGGGCGGAATCGTGGTCGCGCTGGCCGAGGAACACCGGGTTCCGGTCAAGCTCGTCGGCACCGGCGAGCAGCTCGGCGACCTGGCGCGCTTCGACCGGGAGAGCTTCCTCGACGGCGTCTTCGGGGCTTGAGCGCACCGAGGCCCTACTCCCGTCTGGAACGGCGGGTGCAGTATTTGAAGGGCGTGGGCCCCAAGCGAGCCGCCGACCTTTCCAAGCTCGGCATCCAGACGGCTCGGGACCTCCTCTATCACGTGCCGCGCCGCCATGTGGACGCCACGGAGGTCACGCGCATCGGCGAACTGGGCGTCGGCGACGAGGCCACGGTGATCGGTACCGTCGCCAGCAAGGGCATCGTTCCCACTCGCTCCGGCCTGCGCATCTTCCAGGCGATCGTTCGTGATCGCACAGGGATGATCACCGCCGCCTGGCCCGGGCAGCCCTACCTGGATCGCAAGATCCGAAAGGGAGACAAACTGCTCATCCTGGGCAAGGTGAAGTTCTTTCACGGCAAACAGCTTCAGTCGAGGGACTTCACGGTGCTGGAAAGGGACCGGCGCTCACGGTTCGGAGGCCCGGGCGGACCCGGGGGGCGGCCGCAGGGAGTCTCGTTCCGGGAAGGGGAATCGGAGGCGGCCGGCCCGGATGCCGACGGTACGATCTTCGTCACCTACCCGACGGGCAAGGACGTTCCGCAGTGGATCCTCAGGGATGCCTTCCGCGCCAATCTCTCCATACTGCTCGAGTGGGCCGACGATGACGAGTTTCTTTCCGCCGCCGAGCGCGCGACCCTCGGACTGCCCGGCCTGTCGCAGGCCCTCCGCTCTCTGCATCGTCCCTCGACCATGGACGAAATCGAGGCGGGCCGCCGTCGTCTGGCCTTCGACGAGCTCTTTTTTCTCCAGATCGTGCAGGCTCGAGCCCGCAGGGAGACGGCTCGGGACCGAGGCGTCAGGCACTCGCGCGACAACAGCAGGATCAAGCCGGTTTTTCAGGCGCTTCCCTTCGAGCTCACCGACGCCCAGACGCGGGTGCTGCGCGAGATCTCGGACGACATGACCTCGCCCCGGCGGATGAACCGGCTTCTCCAGGGCGACGTGGGTTCGGGCAAGACCGTGGTCGCCCTCTTCGCAATGCTCATCGCTGTGGAGAGCGGACGCCAGGGCGCGCTCATGGCCCCCACCGAACTCCTGGCCGAGCAACACGCCCGTTCGCTGCGCAAGCTGCTGGAGCCGACCGGGATCCGGCCGACGCTGCTCACCGGAAGGCTGGGTGCGCCGGCCCGGCGGGAGGCGCTCGTCGAGATCGAA
The Gemmatimonadota bacterium genome window above contains:
- the ftsY gene encoding signal recognition particle-docking protein FtsY — protein: MVRQTEERAAVSAGKKQAGRSNGQTGFWRRAVRLPLLGRFSPERPTVEDLEELLIEADFGVRAADRLIARLDRGKGDRRAELRRATDSILASAGPVTLAASTSAPTVYLMVGVNGTGKTTSTAKVAHHLRSAGKSVLVAAADTFRAGAVKQLAVWAERSGAEFLRGKEGGDPAAVAFDAVSAAISRGIDVAIIDTAGRLHTNASLMSELGKIERVVARRLPGAPHETLIVLDATTGQNALSQLEGFASTLPVTGIVLTRLDSSAKGGIVVALAEEHRVPVKLVGTGEQLGDLARFDRESFLDGVFGA
- a CDS encoding M23 family metallopeptidase: MAPVLARPIESQRVLTVDRGETLGDILLGVVPASEWGEALTEFRDHADPRRIRAGSKVTVRTGADENDVRGLEVALNPDESLVLVRQRLDGERAEWSGELVSHPLGTDTVMANGVIENDLWRAVTGVPELGFLSLSDRARFIHELDQIFQWQIDFTVQIRRGDRFRFVAERSYRLDGSTRSVRILSAEIVNSGSPFTAVWFDPNDDGRGSYFDVEGESVRRAFLLRPLEYRRISSRFTLSRYHPVLKRWRAHRGVDYAADRGTPVMATGSGVVVSAGARGALGKAVVIRHPSGFQTRYGHLSGFARGVTAGSPVSQGQVVGYVGMTGLATGYHLHYEMLRSGRHVDPLSVDLPADDPVPDEVRSLWEARRDASMELLRLVDETGTEEPPGSQVPG
- the ftsZ gene encoding cell division protein FtsZ → MVFEVNDDALPNAKMLVVGVGGAGGNAVNRMVEEHLNGVEFISMNTDAQALSGSKAGSKLQLGARLTRGLGAGARPEVGRQALAESEREVRALLEGADLVFVTAGMGGGTGTGAAPMVAEIARELGALTIGIVSKPFGFEGPKRLHYARRGLTELRRAVDTMIVVANERLLTVLPKGASVREALKKADEVLFNATRGISDLVHETGDVNVDFADVRTVMLGKGPGLMGAGEATGDDRALEAAREAISSPLLDDVSISGATDLLVNVSGGPDVAMSEVSQAISMVREEAGYDAEVIFGTVTNDKLEGLIRVTVIATGFEGADEADILTPEGRGPVSSTGRALRAGAAPASLRGSAPSPWNRHDPLAGRANQGHGGGARTHQTPRQGLPPMGGPVAARRQSAPEREPGGMIDLEIPTFILRQMD
- the recG gene encoding ATP-dependent DNA helicase RecG, which produces MSAPRPYSRLERRVQYLKGVGPKRAADLSKLGIQTARDLLYHVPRRHVDATEVTRIGELGVGDEATVIGTVASKGIVPTRSGLRIFQAIVRDRTGMITAAWPGQPYLDRKIRKGDKLLILGKVKFFHGKQLQSRDFTVLERDRRSRFGGPGGPGGRPQGVSFREGESEAAGPDADGTIFVTYPTGKDVPQWILRDAFRANLSILLEWADDDEFLSAAERATLGLPGLSQALRSLHRPSTMDEIEAGRRRLAFDELFFLQIVQARARRETARDRGVRHSRDNSRIKPVFQALPFELTDAQTRVLREISDDMTSPRRMNRLLQGDVGSGKTVVALFAMLIAVESGRQGALMAPTELLAEQHARSLRKLLEPTGIRPTLLTGRLGAPARREALVEIEGGAPVIVGTHALLQESVNFSGLGLVVVDEQHRFGVRQRLSLTRRGGEERPDLLVMSATPIPRSLAMVLYGELDVSVIDELPKGRRPIETRLAKPRDRKEIYRFIDAELEAGRQAYIVYPIVAQSEELDLRAAEDEYERLADTVFEHRKLALLHGQLHSSEKDDIMRDFLAGRTHVLVATTVIEVGIDVANATVMVIEHAERFGLSQLHQLRGRVGRGATRSHCILVAGASNAGAPRGAASRRLDVLVDTQDGFRVAEQDLEIRGEGDLFGSDQHGRRRNFRFADLTRDLDLVEAARSRAGELIARDPDLRAAAHVTLRQVLEARYGEKLELYRTG